The following is a genomic window from Xenopus laevis strain J_2021 chromosome 2L, Xenopus_laevis_v10.1, whole genome shotgun sequence.
AATGTGCATGGGGAGTGGGGGTACCACGGCAGCCTGGAGACTGATCCTCTGTGTCATACCCAGACTCCTTCAGCACTATATGTGCTCCCCGGCTAGAATGGGGCCCCATCTCACTCTTGTCTgagctttaaagggaaagtggcCCCTAGAAATACAGACCTGGCACATAGAAAGAGCCTTCTGGTGTTGGCTACTGGTTTAACCAGAAATGTGACCTCTCCTGCCCCAAGCTGCACTGGATTATTATGTTGGGCCCCTGTGGCCCTTTGCCCTGAGCCAGTGATCgcacaaaacatatatttttctcaCTGTAGTTCTGTTTCTAGTTGCAAAGCTCCTTCACTGTAGCAACGGAGTATCTGAATGTCGGGATGAAGGGCTCGTAGATGTGGCTGTAACTTAAAAGCAATATAAATGGAGCCTTTAATGTGATtgctgaccatagcaaccaggttaAGGGATTGCAGTGATTAAGGGGTCGGATAGTGTGACGCTGCTTGTAGATAACGGTGCTAATGTGCTGCTCTATTTACTAACCCACTGGACTCTGAACCATTTGCACCCCTTGCCTTATACTAGGGCCATGTCCCCAAGCCAATCGGTGGCCTCTGTACTGTAGCTCTGCTGCTTGAGCTGTGGGTGCAATGAAAGTGCTGACTGCCAGAGCTTCTCATTTTGGAATGACTGTCTGGGTTTCCCCTGGTTTTGGTACCGCAGTCATGTCTTGTTATTTGTAAGTGACATAGACAAGAGCAGATGTAACACGGCCCTGTGTGTTTGTGCAGCCGTTCTATTGGCCTCCGACTCACGACTCTTATCTCCCACCCAGGTATCTAAAAGTGACCGACTCTTGCGATGGCAGATCAAGGCAACATCTCTGATGGTTCCTCCAAATCCCGCAGTGTCCTGACATGGGAACAAGTCAACCGTCTAAACAGCTTCCTCAACGAGGTGGTTCCGATCCACGGACGTGGGAACTTCCCTACACTAAAGATCACCCTGAAGGACATTGTGCAGAAAGTGCGCAGCCGCCTGGAGGAGGCCGGTATCAAAGTCCGTGATGTTCGACTCAACGGCTCTGCCGCAAGTCACGTCCTGGTCAAAGATAACGGACTGGGGTACAAAGACTTGGATCTCATCTTTGGGGTCTCCTTGTCCTCCGAGGCAGAGTTCCAGCTCGTCAAGGATGTGGTTATAGGTTTGCTCTTGACCTTTCTACCAGAAGGGGTCAACAAGGAGAAAATCAGCCCATTGACCCTCAAGGAGGCCTATGTACAAAAGCTGGTGAAGGTCTTTACTGACACCGACCGCTGGAGCCTCATTTCCCTCTCCAATAAGGACGGCAGGAACATCGAGCTCAAGTTTGTCAACTCCATCCGCCGGCAGTTTGAGTTCAGCGTGGACTCCTTCCAGATCATTCTGGACTCGCTGCTCTTTTATCACGACTGCTCAGAGAACCCCATGTCTGAGCACTTCCACCCCACTGTCATCGGAGAGAGCATG
Proteins encoded in this region:
- the LOC108707803 gene encoding terminal nucleotidyltransferase 5C; its protein translation is MADQGNISDGSSKSRSVLTWEQVNRLNSFLNEVVPIHGRGNFPTLKITLKDIVQKVRSRLEEAGIKVRDVRLNGSAASHVLVKDNGLGYKDLDLIFGVSLSSEAEFQLVKDVVIGLLLTFLPEGVNKEKISPLTLKEAYVQKLVKVFTDTDRWSLISLSNKDGRNIELKFVNSIRRQFEFSVDSFQIILDSLLFYHDCSENPMSEHFHPTVIGESMYGDFEAAFHHLSNKLIATKNPEEIRGGGLMKYSNLLVRDFKPTDKELIKSLERYMCSRFFIDFSDIFEQQRKLESYLQNHFMGEEKSKYDYLMILRRVVNESTVCLMGHERRQTLNLISLLALRVLAEQNIIPNATNVTCYYQPAPYISDANFSNYYVANTAVPYSQSYPTWLPCS